A stretch of the Filimonas lacunae genome encodes the following:
- a CDS encoding C40 family peptidase, with amino-acid sequence MSFVACIVAAAPLRAEASHRSEMVSQLLFGEFARVVETTKDFVKLVTLYDNYEGWCQASQLTGVTEAATLLPVAGYSSREYAAVINNTAVPFSIATPVYATETVYQWDHYTITYVPGFLPVQAFSEQAVKQLALPYLNVPYLWGGRSSFGIDCSGFTQQVMKMMGVRLLRDASQQATQGEVVDFLQEAQCGNLAYFDNEEGRITHVGIMLNNAEIIHASGRVRIDKIDNQGIVNSDTGVRTHKLRVIKRMK; translated from the coding sequence ATGAGCTTTGTAGCCTGTATTGTTGCGGCCGCCCCCTTACGCGCAGAGGCAAGTCATAGAAGTGAAATGGTGAGCCAGTTGTTGTTTGGCGAGTTTGCCCGTGTGGTAGAAACTACCAAAGATTTTGTGAAGCTGGTTACCTTATATGACAACTATGAAGGCTGGTGCCAGGCCAGTCAGCTTACCGGGGTAACCGAAGCGGCTACTTTGTTGCCGGTGGCTGGTTATAGCAGCAGGGAGTATGCAGCTGTTATCAATAATACCGCAGTGCCTTTTTCCATCGCTACTCCTGTGTATGCTACAGAAACGGTTTATCAATGGGATCATTATACGATTACTTATGTGCCCGGCTTTTTGCCGGTGCAGGCTTTTTCAGAACAGGCGGTAAAGCAACTGGCTTTGCCTTACCTGAACGTGCCTTATTTATGGGGCGGCAGAAGTTCGTTTGGTATTGATTGCAGTGGTTTTACCCAGCAGGTGATGAAGATGATGGGCGTGCGGTTGCTGCGTGATGCTTCGCAACAGGCTACACAGGGCGAAGTAGTGGACTTTTTACAGGAAGCACAGTGTGGCAATCTGGCTTATTTTGATAATGAAGAGGGGCGCATTACGCATGTGGGTATTATGCTGAACAATGCAGAGATCATCCATGCTTCGGGCCGTGTGCGTATTGATAAGATCGATAACCAGGGGATTGTGAATTCGGATACGGGAGTGAGAACGCATAAGTTAAGAGTGATTAAAAGAATGAAATAA
- a CDS encoding nucleoside deaminase, which produces MTREEQFMLEAIALSRQGMLNGEGGPFGCVIVKGDTIVGRGWNQVTSTNDPTAHAEVVAIRDACKNLGVFQLDGCEIYTSCEPCPMCLGAIYWARPAKLYFANTRYDAATAGFDDAFIYEELPLPVESRKIATSCLCRDHAFSVFEEWMIKADKKEY; this is translated from the coding sequence ATGACAAGAGAAGAACAGTTTATGCTGGAAGCCATTGCGCTGAGCAGACAGGGAATGTTGAATGGGGAGGGTGGTCCGTTTGGTTGTGTGATTGTAAAAGGCGATACGATTGTTGGGCGGGGATGGAACCAGGTAACCTCTACTAATGATCCTACGGCACATGCCGAAGTGGTGGCTATACGGGATGCGTGTAAAAATCTGGGGGTGTTTCAGCTGGATGGTTGTGAGATATATACTTCGTGCGAGCCTTGTCCTATGTGTTTGGGGGCTATTTACTGGGCCCGTCCGGCTAAGTTGTATTTTGCCAATACGCGTTATGATGCTGCTACGGCAGGCTTTGATGATGCCTTTATATATGAAGAGCTGCCTTTACCTGTAGAGTCGCGAAAAATTGCTACCAGTTGCCTTTGCCGCGATCATGCTTTTTCTGTGTTTGAGGAATGGATGATCAAAGCCGATAAAAAGGAATACTAA
- a CDS encoding DUF6055 domain-containing protein — protein MKHKIVQLLVLLLLSCTSLFAKTVYIPTQFSTAPWNEWAPNYKYESTNFVIFWGAKVGANPTTYSDANLRFDPAAIASYLEASFSYYINTVGFHDNSGKLGLYKIIVVMNETYNGAGGPTGWAFGGAYDEMIGALWIHPNATRDPYVIAHELAHSLQNQNRIDFKPGGNQGGFNNYEPAGYFWETHANYMRCLQYPTVASDDLPRWLMTRQYYIGSTRHHYSTFKWLMNIQQNYGGINTVNRLWRESVANEVPTETWRRISGWTQAQLNDAMYDYAKREVNCDYPAQSFGADMRDQLNIYKTSAAENHWLWRQYTILTQISATTNRYIVPKNMAPQDQGINIIPLYPNCASNTVHVKFKGHTEVNGQAGWRWGFVEVLANGTTSVYGATQSSSDSEATYTLTASTSKLYLVVMGAPTAKHDYVWEPGWPRQYRYPYELRIENALPEGYQSTFRADVKALYAGHTHTNGGGWVANSATVASTVYVGPKAIVVGSSNLSGTVRVEGTARLESVTASSTVVFSGDCNVYGGTYSGSAQITDGAVLTNCTISGNTICRDNAWAWGTTYGGTGVVLGGDVEIGNCSTAGYYLQTPHTNNGRAECDGKGASDASNTDINTTYSNFTDAQMSWTAIGCSTGGTTTSNIAPLANATTSYVSSWETLSAVNDGYTPANSNDKTHGAYGNWNNPNSTQWVQYDWTQPYQISSTEVYWFDDAGGVLTPTTASIQYWNSTTAAWVTLGSVPRVKDANNVLTITPVQTSRLRVSMLNTTQSTGILEWRVLGIPVTSLSAATTMATPVVTDNNTVKATQAIAIYPNPARATCTIQLNGFTEKENVTLAIYDMQGKEVFRNILGARRQYTLVANRLAGNSSMYIVKAIGRSKAVSQKLVLVQ, from the coding sequence ATGAAACACAAAATTGTACAATTACTGGTACTACTACTATTGTCATGCACATCCCTCTTCGCCAAAACCGTGTATATACCCACACAGTTTAGCACAGCGCCCTGGAACGAATGGGCGCCCAATTACAAATACGAATCCACCAACTTTGTCATCTTCTGGGGTGCAAAAGTGGGCGCAAATCCCACCACTTATTCCGATGCCAACCTGCGCTTCGATCCCGCTGCTATAGCCAGCTATCTCGAAGCCAGTTTCAGCTATTACATCAACACAGTAGGTTTCCACGATAACAGTGGCAAGCTGGGACTTTATAAAATAATAGTGGTGATGAACGAAACCTACAACGGTGCCGGCGGCCCTACAGGTTGGGCATTCGGTGGCGCTTATGATGAAATGATCGGCGCTTTATGGATTCATCCCAATGCCACCCGCGATCCATATGTGATTGCACATGAACTGGCACACTCCCTGCAAAATCAAAACCGGATAGACTTTAAACCCGGCGGTAACCAGGGCGGTTTCAACAACTACGAGCCTGCAGGCTATTTCTGGGAAACACATGCCAACTACATGCGCTGCCTGCAATATCCCACTGTTGCCAGCGATGATCTGCCACGCTGGTTAATGACACGCCAGTATTATATCGGTTCTACCCGCCATCACTACAGCACCTTTAAATGGCTCATGAACATACAGCAAAACTATGGCGGTATCAACACCGTTAACCGTTTATGGAGAGAGTCTGTAGCCAACGAAGTGCCTACCGAAACCTGGCGCAGAATAAGCGGCTGGACACAAGCCCAGTTAAACGACGCCATGTACGACTATGCAAAACGGGAAGTAAACTGCGATTATCCCGCTCAAAGTTTCGGAGCGGATATGCGCGACCAGCTGAACATTTATAAAACCAGCGCCGCCGAAAACCATTGGCTATGGCGGCAATACACTATCCTTACCCAGATAAGCGCCACCACCAACCGCTATATCGTTCCTAAAAACATGGCTCCGCAAGATCAGGGTATCAATATCATTCCACTCTACCCCAACTGTGCATCCAATACCGTGCACGTTAAATTCAAAGGCCATACCGAAGTAAATGGGCAGGCTGGCTGGCGATGGGGTTTTGTAGAAGTATTAGCCAATGGCACTACCAGTGTATATGGCGCCACCCAAAGCTCCAGCGATAGTGAAGCCACCTATACACTCACCGCATCCACCTCTAAATTATACCTGGTGGTAATGGGCGCCCCCACCGCTAAACATGATTATGTATGGGAACCAGGCTGGCCCAGGCAATACAGATATCCTTACGAACTGCGCATTGAAAATGCATTACCCGAAGGATACCAAAGCACCTTCCGCGCCGACGTAAAAGCCTTGTACGCAGGTCATACACATACCAATGGCGGCGGCTGGGTAGCCAATAGCGCAACTGTAGCATCTACGGTATATGTAGGCCCCAAAGCCATAGTAGTAGGTTCTTCCAACCTCTCCGGCACTGTTCGTGTAGAAGGCACTGCGCGCCTGGAAAGCGTAACCGCATCCAGCACCGTAGTGTTCAGTGGCGATTGTAATGTGTATGGCGGCACCTACTCCGGTTCGGCCCAGATAACAGATGGCGCCGTACTTACCAACTGCACCATATCGGGCAATACCATCTGCCGCGATAACGCCTGGGCATGGGGCACTACATATGGTGGCACCGGCGTGGTACTGGGTGGTGATGTGGAAATAGGCAATTGCTCAACAGCAGGCTATTACCTGCAAACACCGCACACCAATAACGGTCGTGCAGAATGTGATGGCAAAGGCGCATCCGATGCCTCCAACACAGATATCAATACCACTTACAGCAATTTTACCGATGCCCAGATGAGCTGGACAGCTATAGGCTGTAGCACAGGCGGCACTACCACCAGCAACATAGCGCCACTAGCCAATGCAACCACCTCTTATGTGTCGTCGTGGGAAACCTTAAGCGCTGTAAACGATGGCTATACACCTGCCAATTCTAATGATAAAACGCATGGCGCATACGGTAACTGGAACAATCCCAATTCTACACAATGGGTACAATACGACTGGACACAACCTTACCAGATCTCTTCTACAGAAGTATATTGGTTTGATGATGCCGGCGGCGTATTAACACCCACTACTGCCAGCATTCAGTACTGGAACAGTACCACCGCTGCCTGGGTTACACTAGGCAGTGTGCCACGCGTAAAAGATGCCAACAACGTACTTACCATCACACCGGTGCAAACCAGCCGCCTGCGGGTAAGTATGCTCAACACCACACAATCTACCGGCATACTCGAATGGCGTGTATTAGGCATCCCTGTAACATCACTATCCGCAGCCACTACAATGGCAACACCAGTAGTTACAGATAACAACACTGTCAAAGCCACACAGGCCATAGCCATCTATCCCAACCCGGCACGTGCTACCTGCACCATTCAGCTCAATGGCTTTACCGAAAAAGAAAACGTAACCCTGGCCATATATGATATGCAGGGCAAGGAAGTATTCAGGAACATATTAGGCGCCAGGCGCCAGTATACCCTGGTTGCCAACCGGCTGGCTGGCAATAGCAGCATGTATATAGTAAAAGCAATAGGCCGCAGCAAAGCAGTAAGTCAAAAACTGGTATTGGTGCAATAG
- a CDS encoding RNA polymerase sigma factor: MAAIFAVEPGRGPLSITYPTRFSTDEPNHQMNRENTDHISDQELLERFYSTRNNQWLGILLQRYTMLLLGVCMKYLKNEEEARDSVQQIFLKAITELQKYQVTYIKSWLYMIAKNHCLMKLRDKTGKATKEITETMPLSAPENALTELAEKEEVLNLVEASMNELNEEQKTCVTLFYLQKNSYNEVSEKTGFSLLQVKSFIQNGKRNLRLLVEQKLKKKS; encoded by the coding sequence ATGGCAGCTATATTTGCCGTTGAGCCAGGCAGGGGCCCGCTTTCGATCACTTACCCTACCCGGTTCAGTACAGACGAACCCAACCACCAGATGAACAGAGAGAACACAGACCATATCAGTGATCAGGAACTACTAGAGCGTTTCTACTCCACCAGAAATAACCAATGGCTGGGTATTTTGTTACAACGGTATACCATGCTGCTGCTGGGTGTGTGCATGAAGTATCTGAAAAACGAAGAAGAAGCCCGCGACAGTGTACAGCAGATATTTTTAAAAGCTATTACCGAACTGCAGAAATACCAGGTAACCTATATTAAAAGCTGGTTGTATATGATTGCCAAAAACCACTGCTTAATGAAGCTGCGGGATAAAACAGGCAAGGCAACCAAAGAGATAACGGAAACCATGCCCCTGAGCGCTCCTGAAAATGCGCTTACCGAGCTGGCCGAAAAAGAGGAAGTACTGAACCTGGTAGAAGCATCCATGAACGAACTCAACGAAGAACAAAAAACCTGTGTAACTTTATTTTATCTGCAAAAGAACTCCTATAACGAGGTAAGCGAAAAAACAGGGTTTAGCCTGTTGCAGGTAAAAAGCTTTATACAGAATGGCAAACGCAATCTCAGGTTATTGGTAGAACAGAAATTGAAAAAGAAATCATGA